The Daucus carota subsp. sativus chromosome 2, DH1 v3.0, whole genome shotgun sequence genome includes a window with the following:
- the LOC108206573 gene encoding pirin-like protein: MGDQQKVSHISYKHNTHMLSNIFNRAVAIFPRTHRVTMSSASGQASVFEEPRIVVKKLLARAQREGDGAVVRRSIGRHELKYLDPFLMLDEFTVTPPAGFPDHPHRGFETVTYMLQGAFTHQDFAGHKGTIGAGDVQWMTAGRGIVHSEMPVGEGLQTGLQLWINLSSKDKMVEPNYQELLSDDIKRVETDGVEVKIIAGESMGVESPVYTRTPTMFLDFTLQSKAQVNQKIPESWNSFVYVIEGEGVFGSLDSSPVPAHHVLVLSPGDGLSVWNKSSKALRFALIGGEPLNEPVARYGPFVMNTHEEIDQTIQDYQHCKNGFEMAKYWKSQ; the protein is encoded by the exons ATGGGAGATCAACAGAAAGTCAGCCACATATCATACAAACACAATACCCACATGCTTTCAAACATATTTAACAGAGCAGTTGCAATATTTCCAAGAACACACAGAGTTACAATGTCTTCTGCATCAGGCCAAGCCTCTGTTTTTGAGGAACCAAGAATTGTGGTCAAGAAGCTTCTAGCAAGAGCTCAGAGGGAAGGTGATGGTGCTGTTGTTAGGAGAAGCATCGGAAG ACATGAGTTGAAGTACTTGGATCCTTTCCTCATGCTGGATGAATTTACTG ttaCACCTCCTGCTGGATTTCCAGATCATCCCCACAGAG gaTTTGAGACTGTAACATATATGCTGCAG GGAGCATTTACACATCAAGATTTCGCGGGGCATAAGGGCACAATTGGAGCAGGGGATGTCCAG TGGATGACAGCGGGAAGAGGGATAGTTCATTCGGAGATGCCTGTTGGAGAGGGACTCCAAACCGGCCTGCAACTATGGATCAATCTTTCATCCAAGGACAAAAT GGTTGAACCTAATTATCAAGAACTGCTAAGTGATGACATTAAAAGGGTTGAAACTGATGGCGTTGAAGTGAAGATCATAGCAGGAGAATCAATGGGAGTCGAGTCCCCAGTTTACACGCGAACACCAACAATGTTTCTTGATTTCACCCTCCAGTCCAAAGCCCAAGTGAACCAAAAAATCCCCGAATCTTGGAACTCATTTGTCTATGTCATTGAAGGAGAAGGCGTTTTCGGGTCATTGGACTCATCACCTGTACCTGCTCACCATGTCTTGGTGTTAAGTCCTGGTGATGGTTTGAGCGTATGGAACAAGTCCTCTAAGGCCCTGAGGTTCGCGCTCATTGGGGGCGAGCCACTGAATGAGCCAGTGGCTCGATATGGTCCTTTTGTGATGAATACACATGAAGAAATTGATCAGACTATACAAGACTATCAGCATTGCAAGAATGGCTTTGAAATGGCTAAGTATTGGAAGTCTCAATAG
- the LOC135150350 gene encoding uncharacterized protein LOC135150350 — translation MDKGKAPMTPGYEKHLKQQQERRQPELLLGGMRNNRNNQKSEAALKIKPPPVVQQKRRPPMGRMPTNRHPGGAQMSPREEILQEKHRQAQHEHEAKKWNVHFCKMRKYINRRIRRGKDWVWTEEEVEIEKKKFPEVCKLYSRRHREMGILFSDDRWDQCADEIDRECAALRAKLEAREEAEFWEEWGDVPNINYNCRQLQMPTPVTADDDEDEDGDDDDDGGDDDDDDDDDDDDDNGGGGGDDDEYYVDITQD, via the coding sequence ATGGATAAGGGCAAAGCACCAATGACCCCCGGCTACGAAAAACACCTGAAACAACAACAAGAGAGAAGACAACCGGAGCTATTGTTGGGAGGGATGCGCAACAACCGAAACAACCAAAAATCTGAAGCAGCTCTTAAAATCAAACCACCACCGGTCGTGCAACAAAAGCGTCGCCCACCTATGGGACGGATGCCCACGAATCGGCATCCAGGGGGGGCTCAAATGAGCCCGAGAGAGGAGATCCTACAAGAGAAACATCGCCAGGCTCAACATGAACATGAGGCGAAGAAGTGGAATGTTCACTTCTGTAAAATGCGCAAGTATATTAATAGGAGAATTAGAAGGGGCAAAGATTGGGTGTGGACGGAGGAGGAGGTTGAAATCGAGAAGAAAAAATTTCCTGAAGTTTGCAAACTCTATTCTCGACGACATCGTGAGATGGGTATCCTATTTTCTGATGATCGCTGGGATCAATGTGCAGATGAAATCGATAGAGAATGCGCCGCATTGCGGGCTAAACTTGAGGCACGTGAGGAAGCTGAATTTTGGGAGGAGTGGGGAGATGTGCCCAATATAAATTATAACTGCCGTCAACTACAAATGCCTACCCCAGTGACcgctgatgatgatgaagatgaagatggtgatgatgatgatgatggtggagatgatgatgatgatgatgatgatgatgatgatgatgataatggtGGTGGTGGAGGAGATGATGATGAGTATTATGTCGACATCACTCAGGATTGA